The following coding sequences are from one Drosophila kikkawai strain 14028-0561.14 unplaced genomic scaffold, DkikHiC1v2 scaffold_58, whole genome shotgun sequence window:
- the LOC138929584 gene encoding uncharacterized protein: protein MEYNGSVCARNWVTQLQNIGKVYNLDDGCMHMLLIAKLKGNAQRWLHANATRILEPADQLCEQLIMTFGVKMSKGELRSAFQRRQWLPEEKFAAYFEDKVMLANDINIDLEELLENIIEGIPAPALRNQARIQCFSEPMQILRAFAEVRLPERKTGGTSTKQLSGRVASNKDLRCANCNSKGHFAKECLKPKREPGSCYACGTMGHFVGQCPERKSANTNNYNAS, encoded by the exons ATGGAATACAACGGCAGCGTGTGTGCGCGCAATTGGGTCACACAGCTTCAGAACATTGGCAAGGTGTATAATTTAGACGATGGCTGCATGCATATGCTTCTGATTGCCAAACTGAAGGGAAACGCACAACGCTGGCTGCACGCAAACGCCACGCGCATTCTGGAGCCGGCCGATCAACTTTGCGAACAACTTATTATGACGTTTGGCGTTAAAATGTCCAAAGGAGAGCTGAGAAGCGCATTCCAAAGACGTCAATGGCTTCCAGAAGAGAAGTTCGCCGCTTATTTCGAGGACAAGGTCATGCTAGCTAACGACATCAACATCGATTTGGAGGAGCTTCTGGAGAACATCATAGAAGGGATTCCAGCACCAGCGCTGCGCAACCAGGCGCGCATACAGTGCTTTTCCGAGCCGATGCAGATTCTGAGAGCCTTCGCGGAAGTCCGTTTACCAGAGCGCAAAACTGGAGGCACTTCGACAAAGCAGCTATCTGGAAGAGTTGCATCCAATAAGGACTTGCGGTGCGCCAACTGCAACTCCAAAGGGCACTTCGCCAAGGAGTGCCTCAAACCGAAGAGGGAGCCCGGTTCCTGCTACGCCTGTGGCACGATGGGACATTTCGTCGGACAATGTCCGGAACGCAAGAGTGCGAACACAAACAACTAT AATGCCTCATAG